The Fulvivirga ligni genome window below encodes:
- a CDS encoding 3-phosphoshikimate 1-carboxyvinyltransferase: protein MDSKKIYIEKHDVIENTTIVLPASKSIANRALIINALCSENSEIGNISEARDTQTMLRLLDLKDDTWDVLDAGTTMRFLTAFASVKEDEKILTGTARMQERPIKILVEALQKLGADITYLNNEGYPPIKIKKIVHQLTDELEVPGDISSQYISALLMIAPTLPNGLKIKLTGHIGSRPYIDMTLAVMKAFGVAASWEGSSITIAKQNYSPCAYEVEPDWSAASYWYSFVALSNEANVMLKNLKDDSIQGDRKMADFMKELGVKTTFSEVGAILEKCDHQKEVSFDFTHCPDLAQTVSVICAIKGITCNMVGLESLRIKETDRIAALQNELSKFNAKLLEEGNSWKIIPSTGIDSQNGLSFDTYHDHRMAMAFAPLATQTGVEIKDPSVVNKSYPGFWNDMEKAGFVLSKN from the coding sequence GTGGATTCAAAAAAAATTTATATAGAAAAGCATGATGTGATTGAGAACACCACCATTGTTCTACCTGCATCAAAAAGTATTGCTAACCGTGCCCTGATCATCAATGCTTTATGCTCAGAAAATTCTGAAATAGGAAATATTTCGGAAGCGCGAGACACTCAAACTATGCTAAGGTTATTAGACCTAAAGGATGACACATGGGACGTTTTAGATGCGGGCACCACCATGAGATTCCTAACAGCCTTTGCCAGTGTAAAAGAAGATGAAAAAATCCTTACAGGTACGGCTAGAATGCAAGAAAGGCCTATCAAAATATTAGTTGAAGCATTACAAAAACTAGGAGCTGATATTACCTATTTAAACAATGAAGGATATCCTCCAATTAAGATAAAAAAGATCGTTCATCAACTTACTGATGAACTTGAAGTTCCCGGCGACATCAGCAGTCAGTATATATCTGCATTGCTTATGATAGCTCCCACATTGCCCAATGGCTTAAAGATAAAGCTAACTGGTCATATTGGTAGTCGCCCTTATATAGATATGACCTTAGCAGTAATGAAGGCGTTTGGTGTAGCTGCTAGCTGGGAAGGATCTAGTATCACGATTGCCAAACAAAATTATAGCCCATGCGCCTATGAAGTAGAGCCGGACTGGTCTGCGGCGAGCTACTGGTATAGCTTTGTAGCGCTTAGCAATGAGGCTAATGTCATGTTGAAAAACTTAAAAGATGACTCTATTCAAGGTGACAGAAAAATGGCTGATTTCATGAAAGAATTAGGCGTTAAAACTACATTTAGTGAGGTCGGTGCCATCTTGGAGAAATGTGATCATCAAAAGGAAGTAAGCTTTGATTTCACTCATTGCCCTGACCTGGCTCAAACTGTATCAGTTATTTGTGCTATTAAAGGCATTACCTGCAATATGGTAGGCCTGGAGAGCTTAAGAATTAAAGAAACGGATAGAATTGCTGCTTTACAAAATGAGCTATCAAAATTCAATGCTAAGCTCCTGGAAGAAGGCAACTCATGGAAGATCATTCCATCTACCGGAATTGATTCTCAAAATGGTTTATCATTTGACACTTATCATGATCACCGTATGGCCATGGCATTTGCTCCTTTAGCTACCCAAACCGGCGTGGAGATTAAAGACCCCTCAGTGGTGAACAAGTCATACCCTGGTTTCTGGAATGATATGGAAAAAGCGGGCTTTGTTTTATCAAAAAACTAA